One genomic window of Bacteroidota bacterium includes the following:
- a CDS encoding cytochrome c maturation protein CcmE — protein sequence MKIKHIVILIALVAAIGVVISLTYKPDTYSDFAQAARYPQRDFSIIGSLERDKVFGNDTLDGIIYFSFFMKDSKNLVKQVYYRGAEPQDFIKLEQVVVTGKMTGEHFIASSMVLKCPSKYNNKNVPEEFGEKEFR from the coding sequence ATGAAAATCAAACATATTGTTATCCTTATCGCTTTAGTTGCAGCCATCGGCGTAGTGATTAGCCTTACCTACAAGCCCGATACCTATTCCGATTTTGCGCAGGCAGCCCGATACCCTCAAAGAGATTTCAGTATCATCGGAAGCCTTGAACGCGACAAGGTTTTTGGAAATGATACCCTTGACGGGATAATCTATTTTTCATTTTTCATGAAAGACAGCAAAAACCTGGTAAAACAGGTCTATTACAGAGGCGCTGAACCTCAGGATTTTATTAAGCTGGAACAAGTTGTGGTTACCGGGAAAATGACCGGTGAGCATTTTATTGCATCGTCAATGGTGCTGAAGTGCCCATCAAAATACAATAATAAAAATGTGCCTGAAGAGTTTGGTGAAAAGGAATTCAGGTAG
- a CDS encoding ferritin family protein, with amino-acid sequence MKEFKSTEDILNFAIEAEQDAFEFYSKLAGGATSEQMKKVFEQFAQEESGHKAKLLKILETGMVEMTHEKVADLKIADYTVSVEVNENMTYQDALIVAMKKEKAAFRLYLALSERAPSASLKDLFMMLATEESKHKLRFEIEYDEFVLREN; translated from the coding sequence ATGAAGGAATTTAAATCAACCGAGGATATTCTTAATTTTGCCATTGAGGCTGAACAGGACGCGTTTGAATTTTACTCGAAGTTAGCGGGTGGCGCAACGTCTGAGCAAATGAAAAAGGTGTTCGAACAATTTGCTCAGGAGGAAAGCGGGCATAAAGCCAAGCTTCTGAAAATCCTGGAAACTGGTATGGTTGAAATGACTCATGAAAAAGTTGCTGACCTAAAGATTGCCGACTACACTGTAAGTGTTGAAGTCAACGAAAATATGACCTATCAGGATGCACTTATTGTTGCGATGAAAAAAGAAAAGGCAGCTTTTCGCTTATACCTGGCGCTATCAGAAAGAGCACCCAGTGCTTCACTTAAAGACCTCTTTATGATGCTTGCCACTGAAGAATCAAAGCACAAGCTGCGCTTCGAAATTGAATACGACGAATTCGTACTTCGGGAAAACTAG
- a CDS encoding potassium channel protein, whose amino-acid sequence MAVRINIFGTRKLLTALLLFILVLTFGVVGYSVIEGFRFLDALYMTVITVGTVGFKEVHELSDGGKIFTIILIITSIGIVTYTLSVVAAHFIEGNLRSVFRELKKKSGIKKMENHIIICGYGRNGKQAVAELKAHRRPFVVIDNKHDVVIANDDNTILIIEGDSTEDDVLIRAGVKTAKALITTLPNDADNLFVVLSARSLNPKLITVSRAADDSAERKLYKAGVNNVVMPERVGGAHMVSLVVNPDVVDFLDYISVHGKDETNLVEITCNCLSEKFRNKSIRELEIRIKTGANIIGFKTPDGEYTINPIPDTVLMPDSKLFVLGTPEQIRMMKEILVKG is encoded by the coding sequence ATGGCAGTGCGCATAAATATCTTTGGTACCCGAAAATTGCTGACCGCACTGCTGTTGTTTATACTTGTGCTTACGTTTGGCGTTGTCGGCTATTCTGTTATTGAAGGATTCCGGTTTCTGGACGCACTTTACATGACGGTTATAACTGTTGGAACAGTTGGTTTTAAAGAGGTTCATGAATTGTCGGATGGCGGAAAGATTTTTACAATTATCCTGATAATAACAAGTATTGGTATTGTCACTTACACCTTGTCGGTAGTGGCTGCTCATTTTATTGAGGGTAATTTACGAAGCGTTTTCAGAGAACTCAAGAAAAAGTCAGGGATAAAGAAAATGGAAAATCACATTATTATTTGTGGATACGGTCGTAACGGCAAACAGGCTGTTGCAGAGCTTAAGGCGCATCGTCGTCCGTTTGTTGTTATTGATAACAAACACGATGTGGTTATTGCTAATGATGATAACACGATTTTAATCATTGAAGGCGATTCTACAGAAGATGATGTACTCATACGTGCCGGCGTAAAAACTGCCAAAGCTTTGATTACTACACTGCCAAATGATGCTGATAATCTCTTTGTGGTACTTTCGGCGCGGTCGCTGAATCCCAAACTGATTACAGTAAGCCGCGCCGCTGACGACAGTGCTGAGCGGAAATTGTATAAGGCCGGTGTAAATAATGTTGTGATGCCCGAACGTGTGGGCGGCGCCCATATGGTTTCTCTGGTTGTGAATCCTGATGTTGTTGATTTTCTTGATTACATTTCAGTACATGGTAAAGATGAAACCAATCTAGTGGAAATAACGTGTAATTGCCTTTCGGAAAAATTCAGAAATAAATCCATACGGGAGTTGGAAATTCGCATAAAAACCGGTGCCAATATTATCGGATTCAAAACACCTGATGGCGAATATACCATTAACCCCATTCCCGATACCGTGCTGATGCCCGATTCGAAGTTATTCGTACTGGGCACTCCCGAGCAAATACGTATGATGAAAGAAATTCTTGTGAAGGGTTAA
- a CDS encoding NUDIX hydrolase, which produces MIQISFSKIMQYTYDYPRPMVTTDCIVLHGESENFKVLLIKRKNNPYKNLWALPGGFVDMNEDLEAAALRELQEETGIIPANIKQLFTVGTPGRDPRGRTISVIYYTIFKSDMPTIIAGDDASEARWFSVNNLPGLAFDHTVVLQNGIEKILATIK; this is translated from the coding sequence ATGATACAAATATCATTCAGCAAAATCATGCAGTACACGTATGATTATCCGAGACCAATGGTAACCACCGACTGCATTGTCTTGCATGGTGAGTCTGAAAATTTCAAAGTTCTTCTGATAAAAAGAAAAAACAACCCTTATAAAAATTTGTGGGCACTTCCGGGGGGTTTTGTAGATATGAATGAGGACCTGGAAGCTGCTGCCTTGCGAGAACTGCAGGAAGAAACCGGCATCATACCGGCAAACATTAAACAGCTTTTTACCGTGGGCACACCGGGACGCGACCCCAGAGGAAGAACGATAAGCGTTATCTATTATACCATTTTTAAATCAGACATGCCGACAATTATAGCCGGTGACGATGCTTCGGAAGCGAGATGGTTCAGTGTGAATAATTTGCCCGGATTGGCGTTTGACCATACTGTGGTTTTACAAAATGGCATTGAGAAAATATTGGCGACTATTAAATAA
- a CDS encoding cell division protein ZapA, with protein MSEFSITVSIADRNYKLTIEKEEEETVRKASKLIDEKVKEYARSYAFKDRQDLLAMVALQYTTSSLNLEKLIAENKTEITTGLQSIITILDEQ; from the coding sequence ATGAGTGAATTTTCGATAACAGTTTCAATCGCCGACAGGAATTACAAACTTACGATTGAAAAGGAGGAAGAAGAAACGGTGCGTAAGGCTTCAAAGCTTATAGATGAGAAAGTTAAAGAGTACGCAAGGTCTTATGCATTCAAGGACAGGCAGGATTTGCTTGCGATGGTTGCCCTGCAATACACCACAAGTTCCCTGAACCTCGAGAAACTGATAGCCGAAAACAAAACTGAAATAACAACAGGCCTTCAGTCCATTATAACAATCCTTGACGAGCAGTAA
- a CDS encoding zinc ribbon domain-containing protein, which yields MSKLDKFCQSCGMPKVQDPKGGGTNKDGSKSDKYCSYCYEKGKFTRDFTDVNQMLDLVNDMLKKMGYGSVRRWFLTSHIPRLERWQK from the coding sequence ATGAGCAAATTAGACAAATTCTGTCAGAGCTGCGGAATGCCCAAAGTTCAGGATCCTAAAGGTGGTGGAACCAATAAAGACGGGTCGAAAAGCGACAAATACTGCAGCTACTGCTACGAAAAAGGAAAGTTCACACGCGACTTTACCGATGTAAACCAAATGCTGGATTTGGTAAATGATATGTTGAAAAAAATGGGCTACGGCTCCGTAAGAAGATGGTTTCTTACAAGCCACATTCCGCGATTGGAGCGCTGGCAGAAATAG
- the rny gene encoding ribonuclease Y: MNLIIFILISVIGGLAIGGLVTGTIIRKAIEKKAGHIIKDAESEAEVMKKEKILQAREKFLQLKAEHEKAITEKNNIALKNENRIKQKEQTLSQKLEELTRKEKELTTVRENLNNQLDLLNKKQAEVDRSHNQQIEQLEAISGLSANEAKQQLVETLKGNAQAEAASHIREIVEEAKMTANLEAKKIVIKTLQRTAAEHAIENTVSVFPIENDEIKGRIIGREGRNIRALEAAIGVEVIIDDTPDAIIISGFDPVRREIARLSLHQLVTDGRIHPARIEEVVAKTKKQIEQEIVEVGKRTTIDLGIHGMHHELVRLVGKMKYRSSYGQNLLQHSREVANLCATMASELGLNSKLAKRAGLLHDIGKVPDNEPELPHAVLGMQLAERFKEKPEVCNAIGSHHEEVEMTTLLAPIVQICDAISGARPGARREIVESYINRLKDLEQLALSYEGVVKTYAIQAGRELRVIVGAEKVTDNEAIQLATDISTKIQTEMTYPGQVKVTVIRETRAISYAK; encoded by the coding sequence ATGAATCTAATCATTTTTATCCTGATTTCTGTTATCGGCGGACTGGCAATTGGAGGCCTGGTTACCGGTACAATTATCAGGAAGGCCATCGAAAAGAAAGCAGGGCATATTATTAAAGATGCCGAGAGTGAAGCCGAAGTAATGAAAAAAGAAAAAATACTTCAGGCACGCGAAAAATTCCTTCAGCTTAAAGCAGAACATGAAAAGGCAATTACCGAAAAGAACAATATAGCCCTTAAGAATGAAAACCGCATTAAACAGAAGGAACAGACACTTTCACAAAAGCTTGAAGAACTCACTCGTAAAGAAAAGGAACTGACAACTGTACGTGAAAACCTCAATAATCAACTCGACCTCCTCAATAAAAAACAAGCAGAAGTTGACCGCTCACACAATCAGCAGATAGAGCAGCTGGAAGCCATTTCAGGGCTGTCGGCCAATGAAGCCAAACAGCAGCTTGTTGAAACCCTCAAAGGCAATGCTCAGGCTGAAGCAGCTTCACATATCCGTGAGATTGTTGAGGAAGCAAAAATGACAGCGAATCTTGAAGCAAAAAAGATTGTTATCAAAACCTTACAACGCACTGCTGCCGAGCATGCCATTGAAAATACCGTATCGGTATTCCCTATAGAAAATGACGAGATAAAAGGCCGCATTATTGGTCGCGAAGGCAGAAATATCAGAGCGCTGGAAGCCGCCATTGGCGTTGAAGTTATTATTGATGATACGCCCGATGCCATCATCATCAGCGGATTTGATCCGGTACGCAGAGAAATTGCACGTCTGTCGCTGCATCAACTCGTTACCGACGGTCGCATTCATCCGGCACGTATCGAAGAAGTCGTAGCTAAAACAAAGAAACAAATTGAACAGGAGATTGTGGAAGTTGGAAAACGCACCACCATCGACCTTGGCATACACGGGATGCATCATGAACTGGTCCGTCTGGTCGGTAAAATGAAATATCGTTCATCATACGGACAAAACCTCCTGCAGCATTCGCGCGAAGTTGCCAACCTGTGCGCCACCATGGCTTCAGAACTCGGATTAAATTCTAAACTGGCAAAAAGGGCAGGACTGCTTCATGACATAGGTAAAGTTCCTGACAATGAGCCGGAATTACCACATGCAGTTTTAGGGATGCAGCTTGCCGAACGCTTCAAGGAAAAGCCCGAAGTATGCAACGCTATTGGTTCTCACCACGAAGAAGTGGAAATGACCACCCTGCTCGCTCCCATCGTTCAGATATGTGATGCCATCAGCGGTGCCAGACCGGGTGCGCGCAGAGAAATTGTGGAAAGCTACATCAACCGCCTTAAAGATTTGGAACAACTTGCTCTTTCGTATGAAGGTGTTGTGAAAACATACGCCATTCAGGCAGGTCGTGAGCTTAGAGTGATTGTAGGCGCTGAAAAAGTTACAGATAACGAAGCCATTCAACTGGCTACCGATATTTCGACCAAGATACAAACGGAAATGACGTATCCGGGACAGGTTAAAGTTACCGTTATTCGGGAAACGCGGGCTATCAGCTACGCTAAGTAA
- the tsaD gene encoding tRNA (adenosine(37)-N6)-threonylcarbamoyltransferase complex transferase subunit TsaD, with the protein MSIYILGIESSCDDTAAAVFCDNVMLSNVIAGQDIHRLYGGVVPEYASRAHQQNIIPVIEQCLIKAKINKKNIHAVAFTRGPGLLGSLLVGTSFAKAFALGLGIPLIEVDHIHAHVLSHFIVEQGNDKAIPPFPFLCLVVSGGHTQIILVKSHFEMEVIGQTIDDAAGEAFDKGAKILGLPYPGGQMVDKNALGGNPHAFTLPEPAVGELDFSFSGLKTSFLYLVRDHLKINPNFIEENLANLCASLQYSIVKILTGKLENAVRKTGITHVAVSGGVSANSALRSALLQGQAENKWTAYIPATVYSTDNAAMVAVTGYYKYISNRFAAQNTSPYTRT; encoded by the coding sequence ATGAGTATATATATTTTAGGCATTGAATCTTCTTGCGATGATACGGCTGCAGCTGTTTTCTGTGACAATGTCATGTTGTCTAACGTCATTGCCGGTCAGGATATTCATCGGCTTTACGGAGGCGTTGTACCCGAATACGCTTCACGCGCACATCAGCAAAACATTATCCCCGTAATTGAGCAATGCCTAATTAAAGCAAAAATAAACAAAAAAAACATACATGCAGTTGCCTTTACACGCGGTCCGGGGCTGCTGGGTTCATTGCTTGTGGGTACTTCTTTCGCAAAAGCCTTTGCTCTTGGCTTAGGAATTCCACTCATCGAGGTCGACCATATCCATGCCCATGTTCTGTCTCACTTTATTGTGGAACAAGGAAATGATAAAGCGATTCCGCCATTCCCCTTTCTCTGTTTGGTTGTTTCGGGCGGACATACACAAATCATTCTTGTAAAAAGCCATTTCGAAATGGAGGTTATTGGTCAAACCATTGATGACGCGGCCGGCGAAGCATTTGACAAAGGAGCCAAAATTCTAGGGCTTCCGTATCCTGGCGGACAGATGGTTGATAAGAATGCCCTTGGCGGAAATCCGCATGCATTCACACTTCCCGAACCTGCCGTTGGAGAGCTCGATTTCAGCTTCAGCGGACTGAAAACATCCTTCCTTTACCTTGTTCGCGATCATTTAAAAATTAATCCAAATTTTATTGAAGAAAACCTTGCCAACCTCTGTGCTTCGCTTCAGTATTCCATCGTAAAAATACTCACCGGAAAACTCGAAAACGCTGTCAGAAAAACAGGCATCACTCACGTCGCAGTTTCGGGCGGCGTTTCGGCAAATTCAGCATTGCGTTCGGCACTGCTGCAAGGGCAGGCAGAAAATAAGTGGACAGCATATATTCCTGCAACCGTTTATTCTACTGATAATGCCGCCATGGTCGCCGTAACCGGATATTATAAGTATATTTCAAATCGTTTTGCAGCACAAAACACATCACCCTATACCAGAACTTAA
- a CDS encoding DUF2851 family protein, with protein MINEEFLSYVWRFRLCGSILKTTDGEEVEVLHPGHLNTDSGPDFTNARVRIADTLWAGNIEIHVNASDWKKHGHQDDDAYNTVILHVVYNADATSADIGCAFFPTIELAGTFDYQLLQRYEGMQSGRSWIPCAAGLNSVEPFIIQSWLNNLVFERFAMKTDAVINELNSRQGDWEQCFYIYNARAFGFGLNAQPFELLARSLPLQILARHKDDIFQLEALLFGQAGLLHQEFTDDYPVLLQKEYFFLRNKWQLQPLPGHTWKFHRLRPAGFPTLRLAQFASLIYKSSSMLSEVLECTDITQLTALFDTGVSDYWLTHYNFDAPTSRGSRKMSRAFTDIVILNAVVPFLFALGRIKDDIRFTDRALSLLDELPVEKNNITQKFDDCGIKSGSALQSQALLQLKNAYCNNKRCLDCRIGHTLLNTR; from the coding sequence ATGATAAACGAGGAATTTCTTTCCTATGTTTGGCGGTTTCGCCTATGCGGTTCAATTTTAAAAACCACTGATGGTGAGGAAGTTGAAGTGCTTCATCCCGGTCATCTGAATACTGATTCAGGTCCTGATTTTACAAACGCAAGGGTTCGGATTGCGGATACACTTTGGGCAGGAAATATTGAAATTCATGTAAATGCTTCCGACTGGAAAAAACATGGACATCAAGATGACGATGCATATAATACTGTTATTCTTCACGTTGTGTATAATGCTGACGCAACTTCAGCTGATATCGGCTGCGCATTTTTTCCAACCATAGAGTTAGCCGGCACATTTGATTATCAGCTTCTCCAAAGATATGAAGGGATGCAATCGGGGAGGTCATGGATTCCCTGTGCCGCCGGTCTAAATAGCGTTGAGCCTTTTATTATCCAATCGTGGTTGAATAATCTTGTTTTTGAACGATTTGCAATGAAAACAGATGCTGTAATTAATGAACTGAATTCACGGCAAGGCGATTGGGAGCAATGTTTTTATATTTATAATGCCCGTGCTTTTGGATTTGGATTGAATGCCCAACCCTTTGAATTGCTGGCTCGTTCGCTTCCTTTGCAAATACTCGCCCGGCATAAGGACGATATTTTTCAGCTTGAAGCTTTGTTGTTCGGGCAGGCCGGATTATTGCACCAGGAGTTTACCGATGATTACCCTGTGCTGCTGCAGAAAGAGTATTTTTTTCTTCGTAATAAATGGCAATTGCAGCCTTTGCCCGGACACACCTGGAAATTTCACCGCCTCAGACCGGCAGGATTTCCAACATTGCGTCTGGCACAATTTGCATCTTTGATTTATAAGTCGTCCTCAATGCTTTCTGAAGTACTTGAATGCACCGATATCACCCAACTGACAGCGCTTTTTGATACCGGGGTATCCGATTACTGGCTGACGCATTATAATTTTGACGCACCCACTTCAAGGGGGAGCCGGAAAATGAGCAGAGCATTCACAGATATAGTTATCCTCAATGCGGTAGTTCCCTTTTTATTCGCTCTGGGCAGAATAAAAGACGACATTCGTTTTACAGACAGGGCACTTTCGCTGCTTGACGAACTTCCGGTAGAGAAAAATAATATCACACAGAAGTTTGATGATTGCGGTATTAAATCGGGCTCGGCATTACAATCACAGGCACTGCTGCAGCTTAAGAATGCTTACTGCAATAATAAACGATGCCTTGATTGCCGCATCGGGCATACCTTGCTCAATACCCGATAA